From one Streptomyces sp. CA-210063 genomic stretch:
- a CDS encoding SCO2584 family spore wall biosynthesis protein has product MPEDVGGTPFPDGWEPDDDRDRGGMDEEFASVVFDEDFVRAAVVHEPTAVERLLAAAEARAAAQEAEARRARSRGARGDDDRYDDGFGPDGPDFGHGRDDELDDLDDTEILEGHYGPDGAYGRPYGKQSRWHRPVAWILALVMGIGMVALAFTAVYRGASSGRDEVPLPPATTGVEQGIPTGPSASADYSQPAVSASAVPRTP; this is encoded by the coding sequence GTGCCGGAGGACGTGGGGGGCACGCCGTTCCCTGACGGCTGGGAGCCCGACGACGACCGCGACCGCGGGGGTATGGACGAAGAGTTCGCCTCCGTGGTCTTCGACGAGGACTTCGTACGGGCGGCCGTGGTCCACGAGCCGACCGCGGTCGAACGTCTGCTCGCAGCGGCGGAGGCCCGTGCCGCGGCCCAGGAGGCCGAAGCGCGCCGGGCGCGCTCCAGAGGCGCACGCGGCGACGACGACCGTTACGACGACGGCTTCGGACCCGACGGCCCCGATTTCGGCCACGGCCGTGATGACGAACTGGACGATCTCGACGACACCGAGATCCTGGAGGGCCACTACGGCCCCGACGGGGCGTACGGCAGGCCCTACGGCAAGCAGTCCCGCTGGCACCGGCCCGTCGCCTGGATCCTCGCCCTGGTCATGGGCATCGGCATGGTCGCGCTGGCCTTCACCGCGGTCTACCGGGGCGCCTCCTCCGGCCGCGACGAGGTTCCGCTGCCCCCCGCCACCACCGGCGTCGAACAGGGCATCCCGACGGGCCCCTCCGCCTCCGCGGACTACTCCCAGCCGGCGGTGTCGGCATCGGCGGTGCCCCGCACGCCCTGA